In Bacteroidia bacterium, a single window of DNA contains:
- a CDS encoding MFS transporter, whose protein sequence is MSDKKQKAKSPLAAIFFTVFIDLVGLGIVIPIMAPLLLDPHNTILPFTASVHFRTLLLGFLIAVYPLAQFFGAPVLGALSDRHGRKPILLISLLGTLLGYVLFALAIIHNDIYLLFWSRLLDGFTGGNISIAYSAISDVSDDTNKAKNFGMIGAAFGLGFVLGPFIGGKLSSPEIVSWFTLATPFWFAAILSTINILWVWLSFPETLLEKRNTSVSLFTGISNIKEAFGYKDLRIVFLIVFLLTLGFNFFTQFFQVFLIDKFHFTVSQIADMFAYIGIWIVVAQGGVLRPLAKKYNALQMLSVAALLLGLTLPLLLIPSDYKYLYFVIPFVSIFQGLTQPTISTVVSDQANKTEQGRILGINQSIRSLGMAFPPILAAYITLINISLPILASAFFIILGWIVVAFYYKTLMKKEQTNRFS, encoded by the coding sequence TCACCTTTAGCAGCTATTTTCTTTACCGTTTTTATTGATTTGGTCGGACTCGGAATTGTGATTCCGATTATGGCGCCCTTGTTATTAGATCCGCACAATACCATTTTGCCTTTTACAGCATCTGTTCATTTCAGAACACTTTTACTGGGATTTTTAATTGCCGTTTATCCACTTGCACAATTTTTCGGAGCTCCAGTTTTAGGTGCACTTTCCGACCGTCATGGACGAAAACCAATTTTACTTATTTCATTACTGGGAACTTTGTTGGGCTATGTTTTATTTGCTTTGGCGATTATTCACAACGATATTTATTTGCTTTTTTGGAGTCGTTTATTGGACGGATTTACCGGAGGAAATATTTCCATTGCCTACTCTGCCATTTCAGATGTGAGCGATGACACCAATAAAGCTAAAAACTTCGGAATGATTGGCGCTGCCTTCGGATTAGGATTTGTTTTAGGTCCGTTTATTGGCGGCAAATTATCCAGTCCTGAAATTGTTTCTTGGTTCACATTGGCTACTCCATTTTGGTTCGCTGCCATTCTCAGCACTATAAATATTTTGTGGGTTTGGCTTTCTTTTCCAGAAACTCTTTTAGAAAAAAGAAATACCTCAGTAAGTTTATTTACCGGAATCAGCAATATCAAAGAAGCTTTTGGCTACAAAGATTTGCGCATCGTTTTTTTAATTGTTTTTTTACTGACGTTGGGATTTAATTTTTTCACGCAATTTTTTCAAGTTTTCTTGATAGATAAATTTCATTTTACCGTTTCTCAAATCGCAGATATGTTTGCCTATATCGGCATTTGGATAGTTGTTGCGCAAGGTGGCGTTTTACGTCCTTTAGCTAAAAAATACAATGCATTACAAATGCTTTCAGTAGCCGCATTATTATTAGGTTTAACACTTCCTCTTTTATTAATTCCTTCCGATTATAAATATTTGTATTTCGTTATTCCTTTCGTTTCCATTTTTCAAGGATTAACGCAACCTACTATTAGCACTGTTGTTTCCGACCAAGCCAATAAAACAGAACAAGGCAGAATTTTGGGAATCAATCAATCCATTCGCTCGCTCGGAATGGCTTTCCCTCCTATTTTGGCGGCTTACATCACACTTATCAATATTAGTTTACCGATACTTGCTTCCGCATTTTTTATTATTTTAGGATGGATTGTCGTGGCGTTTTATTACAAAACACTGATGAAGAAAGAACAAACCAATCGCTTTTCCTGA
- a CDS encoding class I SAM-dependent methyltransferase has protein sequence MSKVKKLFKGLSLLMKQPSLINKIMDDADVNQLEVSEKYGMKLGLPSIELTDLFPDFDETVSPYAALEGGSTPIDLAFLKACAKSFSDCVYLEIGTWRGESVANIAAVAKKCFTVNLTDAQMRHIHLTEKHINLIGYFSKNKSNVTHVRENSKEINLKSLNEKFDLIFIDGDHHYESVKNDTEKAFEVLKDNNSMIVWHDYGNSPEDIRWDVLKGILAGTPENKRKHLYRVSNTLCAVYCERELNGNFHTFPRDSENYFEINIKLKK, from the coding sequence ATGAGCAAAGTAAAAAAACTTTTTAAAGGCTTGTCATTATTGATGAAACAGCCATCGCTTATAAATAAAATTATGGACGATGCGGATGTAAATCAGTTGGAGGTAAGTGAAAAATATGGAATGAAACTCGGATTGCCAAGTATTGAATTAACCGATTTGTTTCCCGATTTTGACGAAACGGTTTCGCCTTATGCCGCATTAGAAGGCGGCTCAACGCCTATTGATTTGGCATTTTTAAAAGCTTGCGCAAAAAGTTTTTCCGATTGTGTGTATTTAGAAATTGGCACGTGGCGCGGTGAAAGTGTTGCCAATATTGCTGCTGTGGCTAAAAAATGTTTTACTGTTAATTTAACAGATGCACAAATGCGCCACATTCATTTGACAGAAAAACACATTAATTTAATTGGTTATTTTTCTAAAAATAAAAGTAACGTAACTCACGTTCGCGAAAATTCGAAAGAAATAAATTTGAAAAGTTTAAATGAAAAATTTGATTTGATTTTTATTGATGGTGATCATCATTACGAATCTGTTAAAAACGATACGGAAAAGGCTTTCGAAGTGTTGAAGGATAATAATTCCATGATTGTTTGGCACGATTACGGAAATAGCCCAGAAGATATTCGATGGGATGTGTTAAAAGGAATTTTAGCAGGAACACCTGAAAATAAAAGAAAACATTTATACCGTGTTTCGAATACTTTGTGTGCTGTTTATTGTGAACGAGAATTAAATGGAAATTTTCACACCTTTCCGAGAGATTCAGAAAATTATTTTGAAATAAATATCAAATTGAAAAAATAA
- a CDS encoding acetyl-CoA carboxylase carboxyltransferase subunit alpha encodes RVQVSRHPDRPYSLAYINAMTDGNFIELHGDRTVKDDKAMIGGFGSINGQSVMFIGQQKGINTKMRQYRNFGMPNPEGYRKALRLMKLAEKFGKPVISLIDTPGAYPGLEAEERGQGEAIARNLLEMSRLKVPVICIVIGEGASGGALGIGIGDKVLMLENSWYSVISPENCSTILWRTWDFKEKAAEALKLTATDMLENKLIDGIVKEPIGGAHTHPEEMFKILKEEILKHLEKLTKMEPDKLVEKRIKKFCSMGVVTEHN; translated from the coding sequence AACGCGTGCAAGTGTCGCGCCATCCCGACAGACCTTATTCTTTAGCATATATTAATGCGATGACGGACGGAAATTTTATCGAATTGCATGGTGACAGAACGGTGAAAGACGACAAAGCGATGATTGGTGGTTTTGGCAGTATTAACGGACAAAGTGTAATGTTTATCGGTCAGCAAAAAGGAATAAATACAAAAATGCGTCAATATAGAAACTTCGGAATGCCCAATCCTGAAGGTTATCGCAAAGCATTGCGCTTAATGAAATTAGCAGAAAAATTTGGCAAACCTGTTATTTCATTAATTGATACTCCTGGTGCTTATCCCGGATTAGAAGCGGAAGAACGCGGGCAAGGCGAAGCGATTGCACGCAATTTATTAGAAATGTCGAGATTAAAAGTTCCTGTAATTTGTATTGTTATTGGCGAGGGAGCTTCTGGTGGCGCACTCGGAATTGGCATTGGCGATAAAGTATTGATGCTGGAAAATTCGTGGTACTCTGTTATTTCTCCTGAAAATTGTTCTACTATTTTATGGAGGACATGGGATTTTAAAGAGAAAGCGGCAGAAGCATTAAAATTAACGGCTACCGATATGTTGGAAAATAAATTAATTGACGGCATCGTAAAAGAACCGATTGGCGGCGCACACACGCATCCCGAAGAGATGTTTAAAATCTTAAAAGAAGAAATTTTAAAACACCTCGAAAAATTAACCAAAATGGAACCCGATAAATTGGTGGAGAAAAGAATTAAAAAATTCTGCTCAATGGGTGTGGTTACGGAACACAATTAA